CGCGAGGTCCATCATTATTCGCTGCTGATCGGATTCGGTTGCGGCGCGATTAATCCGTACCTGGCCTTCGAAACGCTCGACGATATGCTGCGTCAGAAGCTGCTGACCGGGATGGACCACAAAACGGCATGCAAGAATTACCTCAAGGCCGCAGTCAAAGGCGTCGTCAAGGTCATCTCGAAGATGGGTATCTCGACTATCCAAAGCTATTGGGGCGCGCAGATATTCGAAGCCGTTGGGTTGAAAAAAGAATTTGTGGACAAGTATTTCACCTGGACTCCTTCGCGCATCGAGGGCGTGGGCATTGAAGTGATTGCCCAGGAGGTCCTGCTCCGCCACAAGCGCGCCTTCCCCGATCGGTCCGTCAACGGGCATGTTTTGGAAACGGGCGGCCAGTACCAGTGGCGCGAAAGTGGCGAGTACCATCTGTTTAATCCACAGACCATCCATAAGCTTCAGGCCGCCGTCCGCACCGGCAGCTACAAGGTTTTCAAGGACTACTCGGCGCTGGTTAATGAGCAGAGCAAGAACCACTGCACCCTGCGCGGTTTGCTCGACCTCAAGAAGAGCAAGCCCATTCCCATCGAAGAGGTCGAGCCGGTCGAAACGATCATGAAGCGCTTCAAATCCGGCGCGATGAGTTACGGGTCGATCAGCCAGGAAGCCCACGAAACACTGGCTATCGCCATGAACCGGATTGGGGGCAAGAGCAACACCGGCGAAGGCGGCGAGGACGCTGCCCGTTACGTCCCTCTGCCCAATGGCGACTCGAAAAACAGCGCCATTAAACAGGTCGCTTCTGGCCGTTTCGGCGTCACTAGCCTGTACCTGGTCAAAGCAAAAGAACTCCAGATCAAGATGGCCCAGGGCGCCAAACCCGGCGAAGGCGGCCAGTTGCCTGGCCAGAAGGTTTATCCGTGGATTGCCAAAGTGCGCCACTCCACGCCCGGGGTTGGCTTGATTTCCCCACCGCCGCACCATGACATTTACTCCATCGAAGACCTGGCCGAGTTGATTCATGACCTCAAAAACGCCAATCACCACGCCCGCATCAGCGTCAAGTTGGTCGCCGAGGTAGGGGTGGGCACCATCGCCGCTGGAGTCGCCAAGGCGCATGCCGATGTGGTCCTCATTAGCGGCTATGACGGCGGCACCGGCGCCTCACCCCAAACAGGTATCAAACACGCCGGCATACCCTGGGAACTTGGTTTGGCCGAAACTCACCAGACTCTGGTGCTCAATGACCTGCGTTCGCGCATCATTGTCGAAGCCGATGGCCAGTTGAAAACTGGCCGCGACGTCGTTATCGCCGCTCTGCTGGGCGCCGAAGAGTTTGGTTTTGCCACTGCGCCCCTGGTCGCCATGGGTTGCATCCTCATGCGCGTTTGCCACTTGAACACCTGCCCGGTCGGCGTGGCGACTCAGGACCCCGAGTTGCGCAAGAAGTTCGCCGGCCAGCCTGAGCATGTGGTCAATTTCATGCGCATGATTGCCCTCGAGGTCCGCGAATTGATGGCCCAACTCGGCTTCCGCCAAATGAACAAAATGATTGGCCGCGTCGATCGACTCGAGGTCAAGAAAGCCCTCGAACATTGGAAAGCGCAAGGCTTGGACTTTTCGAAAATCCTCTTCCAACCCGAGGTGCCCACCGATGTGGGGCGCTTCTGCCAGGTCCCCCAGGACCACGGTCTGGAAAAAGCCCTCGATAATACCGTCCTGTTGCGCCTGTGCGCCCCCGCCATCGAGCGGCAGGAAAAAGTGGTTGCCGTGCTTCCTATTCGCAACGTCAATCGTGTCGTGGGAACTATCGTTGGCAGCGAAGTCACCCGCCGCTTTGGCGCCGAGGGCTTGCCCGAGGACACCATCGAGATTCATTTTACCGGCAGCGCCGGCCAAAGCTTTGGCGCGTTCATGCCAAAGGGCATGACCTTTTTCCTCGAAGGCGATTCAAACGATTACCTGGGCAAAGGCCTGTCTGGCGGCAAAATTATCGTGTACCCGCCCCAGAGCGCAACCTTCGTGCCGGAAGAGAACATCATCATCGGCAACGTTGCCTTGTATGGGGCGACCGGTGGCGAGGCCTACATTCGCGGCATGGCCGGGGAACGTTTCTGCGTGCGCAACAGCGGTGTGACAGCGGTAGTTGAATCCATCGGCGACCATGGTTGCGAATACATGACCGGTGGCCGAGTCCTGGTGCTGGGCCCGACCGGGCGCAATTTCGCCGCCGGCATGTCGGGTGGAGTGGCTTACGTGCTGGATGAGAAAGGCGATTTCGCCCGCCGGTGCAATCCCCAGATGGTCTCACTCGAAAAACTGGAAGCCCCAGACGAAATCGAGCAGGTCTGGAAGATGATTCAACGGCACCAAACCTATACCCGCAGCGAACGGGCGGCGATGCTGCTGGCCAAATGGCCTCAAGTCATCCCGCAATTCGTCAAAGTCATGCCCAAAGATTACAAACGCGTACTCCAATCCCTGAAGCGCATCGAGGATTCCGGCCTGAGTGGCGAACAGGCCATCATGGCTGCTTTCGAGGAGAACGCCCATGATACCGCGCGCATCGGCGGCGGCTGAGCCCCGATTTCTCTCCCCCTCGAACCCTTGATTTGCTAAGAAACACACGATGGGCAAACCGACCGGATTTATCGAGTATTTGCGCGAACTGCCGCTGGACCGCGCCGCCACCGAACGCATTCGCGATTGGAATGAATTCCACCTCCACATGGAGGAAAGCAAACTTCGCGAACAAGGGGCCCGCTGCATGGATTGCGGCATTCCCTTCTGTCACACGGGCACCTTGCTCAGCGGGATGGCCTCGGGATGCCCGATTCACAACCTGATTCCAGAATGGAATGATTTAGTCTATCGCGGTCTTTGGAAGGAAGCCCTCGAGCGGCTGCACAAGACCAACAATTTCCCCGAGTTCACTGGCCGTGTCTGTCCGGCCCCTTGCGAAGGTTCTTGCGTCCTGGGCATTAACGCGCCCCCCGTCACAATCAAGAATTTGGAGTGCGCTATCATCGATAGGGGCTGGGAGCAGGGTTGGGTTGCCCCTAAAATGCCAAGGGTGCGCACGGGGAAGAACGTGGCCGTCATCGGGTCGGGGCCGGCGGGCCTGTGCGCTGCCATGCAGCTTAATCGGGTCGGCCACGGCGTCACCGTGTTCGAACGCGCCGACCGGGTCGGGGGGTTGCTCACCTACGGGATTCCCAACATGAAGCTGGATAAGGAACAAGTCGTGTTCCGGCGCATCCGGCAAATGGAAGCCGAAGGGGTCAAGTTTGCCCCCAACACGGAAGTTGGCGTTAATTATCCTGCCGAGAATCTGTTGAGGCAATTCGACGCGGTCATCCTCTGCACCGGCGCCACAAAGGCCCGCGACCTGCCTGTCGAGGGGCGCCAGCTCAAGGGCATTCATCTCGCCATGGAATTCCTGACCGGCAATACCCGCAGCCTGCTGGACCGCCACCGCAACGGCAACTTCATCTCGGCTGAAGGCAAAGATGTCATCGTGATTGGCGGAGGCGATACCGGCACCGACTGCGTCGGCACTGCTCTGCGCCAAGGTTGCCGCAGCCTGGTCCAGCTCGAAATCCTGCCGCGCCCGCCCATGGAGCGGGCTGCGGATAATCCCTGGCCCGAATGGCCAAAGGTCTATCGCCTGGATTATGGGCAGGAGGAAGCGGCCGCCAAATTCGGCGCCGACCCGCGTGTCTATCTCACCACGGCCAAGCAGTTCATCGGCGATGAGAATGGCTGGGTCAAGGCCATCCGCACCGTACAAATTGCCTGGGAACGAAACGACAAAGGCCAGTTCGTGCCTAAAGAAGTCCCCGGAACCGAGCAGGATCGCCCCGCGCAACTGGTCCTCCTGGCGATGGGTTTTCTCGGCCCGGAACAGCGGCTGCTGGATGCCCTCAAGATCGAGCGAGACGCTCGGACCAATATTAAAGCCGAATTCGAAAAGTACGCCACCAGCGTCAAAGGCGTCTTCGCTGCGGGAGATTGTCGCCGTGGCCAGAGCCTTGTGGTTTGGGCTTTCAACGAAGGCCGCGGCGCCGCCCGCGAATGCGACCGCTACCTCATGGGCGAAACCAGCCTCCCGTAGTTTAGGCTGGACGGTGTCTTCCTCCCAATCTTGCTCTTGCTCGTACCCATTTCAACCGCATCGAGTAAGAGTAGGAGCAAGAGCAAGGGTAAGAGTTCCTGTTCATCCCTCCCCAATAAAAAGCCCTCCCGCATTCCACCAGGAACGCGGGAGGGCTGCCGTATGAACAGAGGTTCTAATTAAGCTAGCCAGTCTGGCTTTCGTCCACTACCACGTAGTGGCTGCCCCCGTCACTCCAGACCCGCAACAAGGTATGTTTGTCTTTTGCATTTTCGGTCAACTGCACCGCCTGCTCAGCATCCTTTACCGGATGACGATTTATCGATTCGATGACGTCGCCCGTCTTGAGACCCGCTTGAGAGGCTGCCGAATTGGGCTGCACCTGGGTCACAACAGCGCCATGAACCGTCTCGGGGATTTTGAACTGCTGGCGGGCCTGGCTGTTGAGATCGCTCACGCCGACACCCTGCAGAGTGCCGGTGTCGCGGCTGTTGTTCTGGGCAAGCTTTTGGCTGCCGGGCAATTGGCCAACAGTGACGTCGATTGTTTTCGTCGAGCCATTGCGGATGATTTCAACCGGCACTTTGGAGCCAGGTTTAGTCTCGGCTACCGTCAGCTTAAGGTCACGGCCAGTAGGCACTTTCTTGCCGTTGAATTCCAGCACGACGTCGCCGTCTTTGAGGCCGGACTTCTCAGCAGGACCGTTGGGTAGCACGTCTCCCACCAGGGCGCCTGTGTTTTGCTTCAGGTTGAATTCCTTGGCCAGGCTGGGGGTGACATCCTGGATCATTACTCCCAGGTAACCTCGCGTCACATGACCATACTCGACCAGGCTCGTCATCACCGAGCGGGCCAGGTCTGACGGAATGGCAAACCCGATGCCCTGGTTGCCTCCGGAACGGCTCAGGATGGCGGTATTGATGCCGATCAGCCGTCCATCCGCATCTACTAACGCGCCACCGGAGTTGCCCGGATTGATGGCGGCGTCAGTCTGGATAAAGTCTTCGTAGTCCTCAATCCCCATGCCGCCGCGGTCTGTCGCGCTAACAATGCCGTGGGTAACCGTCTGGCCGACGCCAAATGGATTGCCAATCGCCAGCACGATGTCGCCCACCTGCACCTTCTGGCTGTCCGCGAATCGAACGGTGGGCAAATTGTCTGCATCAATTTTGATGACCGCGATATCGCTCTTGGAATCCCGGCCAATGACTTTGGCGGTAAACTCGCGCCCGTCCTGCAGGGTCACCTGCACGTCCTTGGCGCCATCGACGACGTGATTATTGGTCAGGATATAACCGTCTTTGGTCACGATGACCCCTGAACCGAGGCCGTGTTCGAGCGGAGCAGGCATCTGGCGCTGGGGCATCATCGGCCCGCCAAAGAAATGGCGCCAGAACGGATCGTCAAAGCCGGGCCATTGCTGGTCCGGCAGGTTGGCCGCGCACGATGCCGTGACGACGACTTTCACCACGGCTGGCGCCACCTTTTTGACTATCGGCGCGAAGCTTTCATAAGGACCCGCCGAGCGCGGCACAGCAGTTTCATCCATTGGCACATTCAGTGTTTTGCCATTGCCTTCGGTTGCGGGTTTGTGCTCGAAGCCCCAAACCGAACCGGTGAGTAACAGCGCCCCGCCCAATGCCAGAATGGGCAGCGGCTTGCCTATACGCGTAAAAATCCGTTTCATGTTCGCTTTCTCCAATATGTGTTCTGTTCTAGTTTCTCCAACTGAATCAATAGACACCCAGGGCCATGACGGGAGCCTTTCCGGGAGATTACACGTTTGTAAGGGGCGCTGTAACTTTCCGTTGCCATCCGGCTCCATCTCTTTAGAAATGAGCGCAAAGCGAATCGTGATTATTGGTGGAGTGGCCGGCGGCGCCAGCGCGGCGGCCAGGGCCAGGCGGTTGTCTGAAGAGGCGGAGATCATCCTTTTCGAGCGCGGGCCGCATGTCTCGTTTGCCAATTGCGGCCTGCCGTACTATGTCGGGGGAGAAATCACCCATGCGCAGGACCTTTTATTGAGAACGCCGGCTAGTTTGCGGGCCCGATTTAACCTGGATGTGCGCGTCGAGTCGGAGATTGTGCAAATCGATCGGCGGACAAAACAGGTGAAGGCGCGCGAGTTGGCCGCCGGCAGGGAATACCACCAGGCTTATGACTCGCTGATATTGGCGCCCGGGGCCTCGCCGCTCAAGCCGCCCATCCAGGGTATCGAGCGCGCCGGACACTTTGTCGTGCGCAATATCCCGGATGTGGAGAAAATAAGGGCGTGGATTAAAGCCGGCCCGGTGCGCCGGGCGGTGGTTGTTGGGGGCGGGTATATCGGACTGGAAATGGCTGAACAACTCAAACAACGCGGGTTGGCCGTCACGGTAGTCGAGGCGCTGCCGCAGGTTATGGCCTCTCTGGACCCGGAAATGGCGGCGTGGTTGCACGCCGAATTGCGCGCCAACGGTGTCGAACTGGTTCTCCAGGATGCAGTGGCTGCCTTTGAAGCCCCTGGTCCAGCCGAGAAAAGCCTGGCCTCAGTCGTGGTGCTCAAGAGCGGCAAACGGTTTCCTGCCGACCTGGTTGTGCTAGGCTTGGGTGTGCGTCCAGAGACAACCCTGGCGAAACAAGCAGGGTTGGCTCTCGGGCATTCCGGAGGGATTCAAGTGGACCGCCACATGCAAACCAGTGATCCTTCTATTTGGGCCGTTGGAGACGCCGTCGAGGTGCAGGATGCCGTCACCCAAGGGCACAGCCTCATCCCGCTGGCCGGCCCAGCTAACCGCCAAGGCCGAATTGCCGCTGATAATATTTTTGGCCGCGACTCAGTTTATGAATCGACCCTTGGCACCGCCATTGTGCGCTTGTTCAAGCTGACGGCCGCCTGCACGGGGGCCAACGAGAAGAACCTCAAAAAAGCCGGGATACTTTACCATTCAATCCATCTGCATCCAGGTTCGCACGCCGCTTATTATCCAGGCGCCTGGGCCATTGCTTTGAAGGTGCTCTTCGCCCCAAACACAGGGAAATTACTCGGCGCCCAGGCGATTGGCCGGGACGGTGTGGATAAGCGCATCGATGTGCTGGCCACAGCCCTCAAGGCAGGCATGACGGTTCACGATCTGGCCGAGCTTGAATTGGCCTACGCTCCGCCCTATGGTTCGGCCAAGGACCCGGTGAACCTTGCCGGAATGGCAGCACAAAACGTCCTCAACGGAGATGTCCGGCTTGCACAGTGGACCGAGGTGGCCACCCTGGACCCGGCGCAATCCCTCTTGTTGGATGTCCGGGAGGCTGACGAACGCGCCAAAGGTTTCATTCCAGGCTCGATCCATATCCCGCTGGACGAACTGCGCCAGCGCGCAGGTGAGCTGCCGCGCGACCATGAGATCATCGTGCATTGCCAGAGTGGGCAGCGTTCCTATTTTGCCTGCCGGATGTTGATGCAGCGGGGCTTTCGCGCCCGCAATCTCACCGGCTCCTATCGCACGTGGCAAATGGCAACGGCATGACCGCGAACCGCCTAGCAGTTCTCCCATCCTGCAACTGAACCGCATCATTGCGACGAGTAGAGCCGTCAGGCGCCGCCCGCAACCACCAGCATACCGCACCACCGCGCTCGCGCCCTCGCTGGTTCCAATCCAGGAATCATACTTATAAGTTGGAATTGACACACCAACCGGGCTTTCATAGAATGTCTCTCAGCATTAAAGAAGAACAAACAGGAGAAAAACCTATGAGGATACGGACACTCTCCACGGCTGCGCTTTTGTTTGCCGCTTTTGGAGTCGCGCACCTTTCACTGCAACAAACAGCGTGATGGATTATCAGCAGTATTTTGATGTAGGCGATTGGGCCCAACTCTTCTTCAGGGTGCAGGTTTCGCCTTAAACTCTGGACAGGCGTTCATGAAGCCCGTCGAGCAGGGTAAGGAAAGCTGTCCGATTCCAAAGTCTCAACAGGCTGAACAGGTTGAGGGTGAACCCTGGCGCTGGTGCCCCCGGTGTGGTCACGAACTGCATAACGAGAAATGCAAGCTGCGGTGTCCCCGCTGCCATTATTTCATGAGCTGCTCGGATTTCGACTGAAAAGCCCCCCGCAGTTTTAAAACAGGCCCTTAGCGGCTACTGGGCGCGACAAATTGGTGTCCGATCAGCTCACTCGATATGGCCTGGGCCGTTCTCTGCGAGCAGGCATCCAGTTCCTGGCGGAATAGCTTGGCGTCTGACGCTGCCCAGTCTTTCAACTTTTTCGGCGAGCTTCGGTAGCAAATCCGTCGCGAATAGAGATCCTGGCCATCGGAGGTCCGCAGGACCGTTGCTTGGACCTCCACCGCCAAGGATCGAAACCGGCTGTTCTGATGTTTTCCAACCAATTTTGCATTCACTACCTGAATCTCGATCGCGATTTTGCTATTTACAGAGGCCTCCGCCGCGGTTGTTCCGCTCCCGTTTGCTTCGGCTGGAGTTGCGAATGCAAAGCTCAAAGGCTCTTCGCTCCGGTTGACCCGGGTGACCGCCTGCGAGCGCAGGCGCCGCGCGAGTTCATCCGCCAACGCGCCTTCCAGGTGGCCCCGGTCCGCGACGACGCTCAAGGATTTGGCCAGCTTCTGGGTCTTCTCCCGCGAATGCCTGCCAAACGCCCCCAGGGTTTGTTCCCACAGGCCCAGCGGCACAGCCGCAAGGCAGGAAACAAATTGCACCACTGCATTACGGTCGTACTCCAATCCGTCCAGTGCCCACTTCGTATCGCTTGGAAGCCCCAAATTGTCGCCGGCGGAAGTGGGACTCTGAATGGAGAGGTTCTGATCGGCATTGCCGGTGCGAATCTCGATGGAAGTCGCCTTGTCCTGCTGGAGACTAACAAACTGGAATACAGCGGTCCCCACTGAACGCTGTTCCCAGATTCTTTGAAGCCTCATACCGCGCAAGCCGCCATAGCCATTTGAGTTCCAAGGCCCGGTAGCATCCCGCAAAGCCAAATGGCTTCGAGTCCTGCCAAGGCGCATTGGCCGCAAAGAGCCAGGCACACGACTTGCCACAGAACCATCCGTTGGCACGGCTTTGACCCGCAAGTGCTCCTGCCCGGGACCAATCAAGAGCGGCGGTTGAGAATCCGCCCGGAAGATGTCGTCCGTAATGTGGTCGGCAATGGATTGATATCCAGTTTGAGCTACATTCTTCAGTCCCTCATACGAGGCCCAGTCGATGAACAAGGCCGTGCCGCTCTGGTAATGGTAGGTCCGATCGAGCAGAACCGCCCCATCCGTAGCCCTAAGCAGCCGCGCCCGCGCCTGGATGGCAAGGCAGTAATCCTTTTTGCCCTCTTTCACAGTCCTTAGCTGGAGTTGTTCGACTGCAACTTCAAGGATCACGCTCACCGGCGTATGGCCTACAGGCGCTGCAGAGGCTGACTTGCCACAAACTATCAGGCGATGGGTCTTTTGCCGGGCGGTTTCCCCCACCTTCTGGCACAGAGCCTCCGAACCCGCATTGGAATTCATGGCTTGCGCCAAGTCGCGCTGCGCATCCGAAAGCTTATCTGCTGGAAGCCGCTGATGCCCGGCTTGTATTGCCCCATAGGCGGCAGCGAATGGGGCCAGGGCAAATTCGAAGGCCCCAACGGCAGCCTCGATCTGCGGATTGCCAAGGTTAGGGGTATTCATCACTTTGCGCGCGGCATCACCGGCGCCTTCACGGGCGGATTGCAGCCGGCCATTAGGTGGGTCGAAGCTGATCGCCGCCGCACGTGCAACCGGGGTAATCAGGACGAGGCCGGGCTCGACCCCAGCCAGAGAGACTTTATCATCGGCAGTCCCGCTCACTGGTGGCGGCCTATGGCTGGCACACGCCACAAAAAAAGGCAGCACCCCGAGCCAGCAGAGAATATTGAGGTAAACCAAATGGCTCTCTTTCCAATCACCCTCTGAACCGGAGGATGCCTTATCAGGAGCGCGGGTTTCATCCACCCTTGTTTGACCTTTTCAGGTCAATTGTGTTCACGGCACGGAAGGTAATACCAATTCCACGGGCGGGCGGGTGTTTGTCATCGCAAATAGTTCTTTGAGCTGCTCGACGTGCCGGTCCGCAAAAAGCACATTGCCTTTGTACCGGTGCAATTCCCGCGTCCATGTCAGCGTGTAGGTGCCGCCGAGATGAGCGATGCTCCCCGAGGCGGGCGTGACATTGCGGTCCCCAGCCAGAATAGAGTCCGGCTTGCCGCACTGAGGGACCGAGCCGGCGAAGTAGCTTAGGTTTGTATTGCGCAAATCCCTGAAACTGGATGCTGCGGGGCGGTCGTCGGCGGGGCAGCGCAGGATTTTAGGGGTTTGGAGCACCGGTTCAAGAGGCAGAAAGTGGTGATAGGCAAAATAAAACTCGCCGTTGACCATCCGGCCCGCTTGCAGGAATTCGCCTGAGCCGCCGAGGTTGGTCGAAACCTGGACCGGGAACCTATCGTCGTGTTCGAGCGCGAAATCGACTTCTGCGATTCCGAGCTGGTGAAGATTGTTGATGCATTTCAACTGACGAACCTTGGCCTGGCCGCGGTCCAGCCCCGGCATGAGCATGGCGACCAGCATGCCGATGATGACCACCGAGCAGAGCAGCTCGATGAGGGTTGAACCTCGGCGGCAGGGCCTGGTAGAACCTGGTTTGCTGAACATCGCCTGAGAGAGTGGCCTGTTCTCTTACATTGGTCAAGCGTCATACAATGACATACTAGTGGCGGATACGGAAAAGCTGTTCGGCAACCATGCTTGAGTTTAGCAAAGCAGGGCGGTTAAATTACGGACCATGGCAATGACGATTGAGCAGATGGAGAGGGCCACAAATTTATTCGCTCGAACGTAGCCCTGGTATTCGGCCGACTCCTTTTCAGGGTCGGTGGCCAAGAGGGAGATTGGTGTTGACACAAACTAGTTTGTGGTGCAAACTGGTTTGCTATGAATGCCAACTCGGAACCCCTCTCCAACAGTCCCGAAGCCCGCGACCTCGCCGCCCTCCAAACCCAGATGCTCCGTCCTGCCCTCCGCGCCATCCAGGACGGTGGCCTTGAGCTGGGCTGGGCCGTATTCATCCTCCTTTCTGGCCTCGGCCCTTATTTGAACACTCTGCTGATCCAGTCCCGCTGGTTCTCGGTTTGGACCTCCTGGATTGGTTTTCTCCCGCTCCTGGCTGGGGCCTTTGCCGCGTACGCGGTCCCTAAGATGATCAAGAGGTTCATCACCTGGCCGCGGACCGGTTACGTCACCACTCCCAACGAACCGAAGCTGGCCCACCTCGTTTTGCTCATAATCTTCGGCGGGGCACTCGGGTTCGCTATCAGCCTGACCTTCATACTGACATCGCAAATCCATCGCGCGCTCAACCAGAGCGGGGCGGGTGGGGACATCCACAGCATCGTGCTGAACGGCGTCAAACTACTCGTATGCGTCGCAGTGACAATTTACCTCGGCCCGAAAGTCATCTCGAAACCCAAGTCCGTATCGGCCGCTTATGACGCCAAGCTGATTACGGAGGGCCTCAAGCAAACGGCCTCGGGTCGCAGGCAGCTCCGCCTGGTGAAGGGCGCGTTGCTGGGCCTGTTCATTGGTCTGCCGCTGCTGGTATTCGGCGTCGTGTTCGGCCTGATGTATTGGAGCAAGAGGGCCACGCGCCATGCGGAGATCCACTGGTCCCAATTGGGCATGCCATGTTTCCTGGTGGCGACGAATGTGGCCCTTTATTTCATGGGCAGCGGGGTGGTGCTCAAGCCGAACCGATGGAAGTGGTGTGTCGTGCCCGCGATGCTCCTCGTGCCGGTCCTGGTTGCCCCCGCCATTCCCCAGCCAGTTATCCCAGGCTCGATGACCACGATATTCAACCCAGTGCTCCCGGTCATGTTGTGCCTCGGCGGGGTGTGGCTACTGTCCGGCGCCATCACCCTGGCTCTCTTCATGCGGCGCAACCCGGTTCCTTCCGCTGACGCGCCATGAACGAACAACTGCGCGCCATAGCGGACCTGGACCGGGTGATTCACGAGCCGGGGCGGATGATGATCGTCGCGCTGCTGGCGGCGGTCGAAGAGTGCGACTTTCTGTACCTGCTGCGAGAGACCGGGCAAAGCAAGGGCAACCTCTCGAGCCATCTGGCTCGACTCGAGGAGGCCGGCCACGTGGAAATCGAGAAGACTTATCGCGGGAAAGTGCCGCAGACTCTGGTGCGGTTGACTCGCCCGGGCCGGGCCGCGTTCGAAGGGTACCGTAAGCGATTGAATGCGGCTTTGGCCGAGCAATTGAGACTGGCCCCGGCAACGAACAAATCCCCCAAACCGAAGTGAACCTGGCCATCGGTCTGAGCTGGGATGGGATTGTCGG
The nucleotide sequence above comes from Verrucomicrobiia bacterium. Encoded proteins:
- a CDS encoding FAD-dependent oxidoreductase, giving the protein MSAKRIVIIGGVAGGASAAARARRLSEEAEIILFERGPHVSFANCGLPYYVGGEITHAQDLLLRTPASLRARFNLDVRVESEIVQIDRRTKQVKARELAAGREYHQAYDSLILAPGASPLKPPIQGIERAGHFVVRNIPDVEKIRAWIKAGPVRRAVVVGGGYIGLEMAEQLKQRGLAVTVVEALPQVMASLDPEMAAWLHAELRANGVELVLQDAVAAFEAPGPAEKSLASVVVLKSGKRFPADLVVLGLGVRPETTLAKQAGLALGHSGGIQVDRHMQTSDPSIWAVGDAVEVQDAVTQGHSLIPLAGPANRQGRIAADNIFGRDSVYESTLGTAIVRLFKLTAACTGANEKNLKKAGILYHSIHLHPGSHAAYYPGAWAIALKVLFAPNTGKLLGAQAIGRDGVDKRIDVLATALKAGMTVHDLAELELAYAPPYGSAKDPVNLAGMAAQNVLNGDVRLAQWTEVATLDPAQSLLLDVREADERAKGFIPGSIHIPLDELRQRAGELPRDHEIIVHCQSGQRSYFACRMLMQRGFRARNLTGSYRTWQMATA
- a CDS encoding DegQ family serine endoprotease, coding for MKRIFTRIGKPLPILALGGALLLTGSVWGFEHKPATEGNGKTLNVPMDETAVPRSAGPYESFAPIVKKVAPAVVKVVVTASCAANLPDQQWPGFDDPFWRHFFGGPMMPQRQMPAPLEHGLGSGVIVTKDGYILTNNHVVDGAKDVQVTLQDGREFTAKVIGRDSKSDIAVIKIDADNLPTVRFADSQKVQVGDIVLAIGNPFGVGQTVTHGIVSATDRGGMGIEDYEDFIQTDAAINPGNSGGALVDADGRLIGINTAILSRSGGNQGIGFAIPSDLARSVMTSLVEYGHVTRGYLGVMIQDVTPSLAKEFNLKQNTGALVGDVLPNGPAEKSGLKDGDVVLEFNGKKVPTGRDLKLTVAETKPGSKVPVEIIRNGSTKTIDVTVGQLPGSQKLAQNNSRDTGTLQGVGVSDLNSQARQQFKIPETVHGAVVTQVQPNSAASQAGLKTGDVIESINRHPVKDAEQAVQLTENAKDKHTLLRVWSDGGSHYVVVDESQTG
- a CDS encoding type II secretion system protein, yielding MFSKPGSTRPCRRGSTLIELLCSVVIIGMLVAMLMPGLDRGQAKVRQLKCINNLHQLGIAEVDFALEHDDRFPVQVSTNLGGSGEFLQAGRMVNGEFYFAYHHFLPLEPVLQTPKILRCPADDRPAASSFRDLRNTNLSYFAGSVPQCGKPDSILAGDRNVTPASGSIAHLGGTYTLTWTRELHRYKGNVLFADRHVEQLKELFAMTNTRPPVELVLPSVP
- the gltB gene encoding glutamate synthase large subunit; this translates as MNDDGSRSWRSKAPGRQGLYDPQFEHEACGVGFVVNIKGRKSHGIIQQALKVLLNLDHRGACGCEANTGDGAGILIQPPHEFLKLVAKEGKVKLPGAGEYGVGMVFLPPDSAQRAECEKVFAGIIAEEGQRLLGWRTIPTNNNSLGATARTSEPLMRQVFIDRNSKVSDNMAFERKLYVIRKRAENAIRYSGKVAGGEFFYISSLSFKTLVYKGMLLTTQLSEYYPDLSHPAMESALALVHSRFSTNTFPSWNRAHPYRYMAHNGEINTLRGNTNWMHARQAMFESELFGDDIKKVLPIVCTDGSDSAMFDNCLELLVLSGRSLPHAMMMMIPEPWTKHESMSPEKKAFYEYHSCLMEPWDGPASIAFTDGKKIGAVLDRNGLRPSRYYVTKDDLVIMASEVGVLDVPPERVLQKGRLQPGRMFLIDTEEGRIVADEELKHKIATEQPYRAWLDENLIRLADVPDPGILPEPDHESVTQRQLAFGYTFEDLRILMLPMARDGNEAVGSMGTDTPLAVLSNQPHLLFNYFKQLFAQVTNPPIDCIREEIIMSTETAIGSECNLLKPGPEHARLIELKSPILTNEEFAKLKHLDLPGFKSITLPILFKVAEGPGGLEKAMNELFLKINQAIRDGYNVVVLSDRGVNKEWAPIPSLLAVAGVHHHMIREGTRTRVGLVLETGEPREVHHYSLLIGFGCGAINPYLAFETLDDMLRQKLLTGMDHKTACKNYLKAAVKGVVKVISKMGISTIQSYWGAQIFEAVGLKKEFVDKYFTWTPSRIEGVGIEVIAQEVLLRHKRAFPDRSVNGHVLETGGQYQWRESGEYHLFNPQTIHKLQAAVRTGSYKVFKDYSALVNEQSKNHCTLRGLLDLKKSKPIPIEEVEPVETIMKRFKSGAMSYGSISQEAHETLAIAMNRIGGKSNTGEGGEDAARYVPLPNGDSKNSAIKQVASGRFGVTSLYLVKAKELQIKMAQGAKPGEGGQLPGQKVYPWIAKVRHSTPGVGLISPPPHHDIYSIEDLAELIHDLKNANHHARISVKLVAEVGVGTIAAGVAKAHADVVLISGYDGGTGASPQTGIKHAGIPWELGLAETHQTLVLNDLRSRIIVEADGQLKTGRDVVIAALLGAEEFGFATAPLVAMGCILMRVCHLNTCPVGVATQDPELRKKFAGQPEHVVNFMRMIALEVRELMAQLGFRQMNKMIGRVDRLEVKKALEHWKAQGLDFSKILFQPEVPTDVGRFCQVPQDHGLEKALDNTVLLRLCAPAIERQEKVVAVLPIRNVNRVVGTIVGSEVTRRFGAEGLPEDTIEIHFTGSAGQSFGAFMPKGMTFFLEGDSNDYLGKGLSGGKIIVYPPQSATFVPEENIIIGNVALYGATGGEAYIRGMAGERFCVRNSGVTAVVESIGDHGCEYMTGGRVLVLGPTGRNFAAGMSGGVAYVLDEKGDFARRCNPQMVSLEKLEAPDEIEQVWKMIQRHQTYTRSERAAMLLAKWPQVIPQFVKVMPKDYKRVLQSLKRIEDSGLSGEQAIMAAFEENAHDTARIGGG
- a CDS encoding glutamate synthase subunit beta; amino-acid sequence: MGKPTGFIEYLRELPLDRAATERIRDWNEFHLHMEESKLREQGARCMDCGIPFCHTGTLLSGMASGCPIHNLIPEWNDLVYRGLWKEALERLHKTNNFPEFTGRVCPAPCEGSCVLGINAPPVTIKNLECAIIDRGWEQGWVAPKMPRVRTGKNVAVIGSGPAGLCAAMQLNRVGHGVTVFERADRVGGLLTYGIPNMKLDKEQVVFRRIRQMEAEGVKFAPNTEVGVNYPAENLLRQFDAVILCTGATKARDLPVEGRQLKGIHLAMEFLTGNTRSLLDRHRNGNFISAEGKDVIVIGGGDTGTDCVGTALRQGCRSLVQLEILPRPPMERAADNPWPEWPKVYRLDYGQEEAAAKFGADPRVYLTTAKQFIGDENGWVKAIRTVQIAWERNDKGQFVPKEVPGTEQDRPAQLVLLAMGFLGPEQRLLDALKIERDARTNIKAEFEKYATSVKGVFAAGDCRRGQSLVVWAFNEGRGAARECDRYLMGETSLP